One genomic segment of Elgaria multicarinata webbii isolate HBS135686 ecotype San Diego chromosome 21, rElgMul1.1.pri, whole genome shotgun sequence includes these proteins:
- the IQGAP3 gene encoding ras GTPase-activating-like protein IQGAP3, with the protein MDEKRRQNIAYQYLCHLEEAKRWMEACLREDLVSPTELEESLRNGVILAKLGHFFAPDVCPLRKIYDLDQARFKACGLHFRHTDNINRWRDAMSRVGLPTIFHPETTDIYDKKNMPRVVYCIHALSLYLFKLGLAPQIQDLYGKVNFTDEEINHMKCELEKYGLQLPSFSKIGGILANELSVDEASVHAAILAINKAVETGIVAQTLVALRNPNAMLSNLRERLGAVYQEVLHQAKVEKAQNARNRHLQEVPGGEDIYNQCLTQAEIQGSINKVNEKGALESVDDALEEQDPQGLFCALQDPALALRNLRRENADWYLDQLSTDREQKALELGYIDLLEQEEIQAGLFAANERGDQERAVALAVSHINASIRRGVAEETVRALTNPEAQLPDAFPFAAELYQRELHALQRQHPQGELVQEELFVAVEMLSAVALVNQALEDGDVCGFWRSLASPGLGLPEIEESGAQRYFDDLSKQKNRSREVRNDFLSWNDIQASVRRVNVSVEEENEKILAVRLINEALQQESPEKTLRALLLPSANFHDVALPIAKRYHDVLTRMLRRKAQVTGDAGAMLWWEEIQEGVSVANQDDEAAKRMALGIAAINQAIKEGNPAQTVRVLRNPDVGLCGVVAECAGAYQAQLGAVMAARKPPGHSKMPWVQHTLRDGMGYFFSLQTFEGSWDRPRPCALNMTHLSREEIQATIAGVTVAHDRRRLWESSARLVTRLQARMRGFLVRQEFAARRHLLSRQVPAAIKIQAYWRGYRQRRSYLERLRHLKENTGAIVKIQAWVRSRRARKQYLERLRYFKKNVKAVIKIQAFVRANKAREDYRLLVHSENPPLSIVRCFAHLLERSQRDYWEELELLELQESVVRGIRCNQQLESDLSLMDIKIGLLVKNRITLQEVVSHCKKLTKKNKQQLSDMMGRSKEKGLKALSKEKRRTLEAYQHLFYQLQTHPVYLSRLIMQMPQNKSTKFMESVVFTLYNYASNSREAYLLLQLFKSALQEEIESKVSQIRDILTGNPTVIRLVVSFYRNARGQNALRQILEGPVQEVLQNKTLSIRTSPVEIYRGWINQLESQSGQKSNLPYNVSPEQALGHPEVQRRLDISIRNLLAVTERFLSAITSSVDKIPYGMRYIAKVLKVSLTEKFPNAAEEEIDKIVGNLLYYRFMNPAVVAPDGFDIVDLSAGVALHPDHRRNLGSIAKILQHAAANQLFEGENAHLRVVNQYLEETHRTFRKFISAACSVPEPEDRFNVDKYSEMVAITKPVVYITVGELLNTHKLLLEHQRSVAPDPRDPLHGLLEDLGELPTAHSLIGEGEARGANGNWEQTLPQLAKMEVSLTLSSKFDVAEEDVDDGGKDTKSLWLSTKQMLVDVIQSQPGDSLVEILQTKASDDQETFHHCLMKRRAFCSAQVPDKVRYNRSLAAATDGHLSLEEKKRKIIKNLRRLESLGLVDSADQYQDVINEMAKDIRHQRQHRQHRKGELARLHQALHGLSAKRLFHEEQVDYYNQYIQTCLDNLAARNKPSKKQATLHYTAARLFEKGVLLEIEDLPVSQLRNVVFEIAPYGEAGKFQVKAKFMGVDMEKFQLHFQDLLQLQYEGVAVMKMFDKAKINVNLLIFLLNKKFFKK; encoded by the exons ATGAAGAAATAAACCATATGAAATGTGAGCTGGAGAAATACGgcctgcagcttccatcattcaGCAAGATTGGTGGGATCCTTGCTAACGAGCTCTCAGTGGATGAGGCTTCAG TCCATGCAGCCATCCTGGCCATCAACAAAGCGGTGGAGACGGGGATCGTGGCGCAAACCCTGGTGGCCTTGCGCAACCCCAACGCCATGCTGTCCAACCTCCGGGAGCGTCTTGGGGCTGTCTACCAGGAGGTGCTCCACCAGGCCAAGGTGGAGAAAGCCCAAAACGCCAGGAACCGA cACCTGCAAGAAGTTCCTGGCGGTGAAGACATTTACAACCAGTGTCTGACCCAGGCTGAGATTCAAGGCAGCATCAACAAGGTGAACG agaaaGGTGCTCTAGAGTCGGTGGATGATGCCCTCGAAGAACAGGACCCCCAGGGCTTGTTCTGCGCCTTGCAGGATCCTGCCCTGGCCTTGAGGAACCTGCGGCGAGAGAATGCAGACTGGTACCTGGATCAGCTGAGTACTGACCGGGAGCAGAAAGCGCTG GAGCTGGGCTACATCGACTTGCTCGAGCAAGAGGAAATCCAAGCTGGACTTTTTGCGGCCAACGAGAGAGGAGATCAAGAACGTGCCG TGGCGCTAGCTGTGAGCCACATCAACGCCTCCATCCGGAGAGGGGTAGCGGAGGAGACCGTGCGAGCCCTCACTAACCCTGAGGCTCAGCTGCCGGACGCCTTCCCCTTTGCCGCCGAGCTCTACCAGCGAGAACTGCACGCTCTTCAGCGGCAGCATCCACAG GGTGAGCTGGTCCAAGAGGAGCTCTTTGTTGCCGTGGAGATGCTGTCTGCCGTGGCGCTGGTCAACCAAGCCCTGGAGGATGGAGATGTTTGCGGCTTCTGGAGGAGCCTGGCCAGTCCTGGGTTGGGCCTGCCGGAGATAGAGGAGAGCGGTGCACAGCG TTACTTTGATGACTTGTCAAAGCAAAAGAACCGATCTCGGGAGGTGAGGAACGACTTCCTGAGCTGGAACGACATCCAGGCTTCCGTGCGCCGTGTGAACGTCTCGGTCGAAGAAGAAAATGAGA AAATCCTCGCTGTCCGACTGATCAACGAGGCTCTGCAGCAGGAAAGCCCCGAGAAAACCCTCCGCGCGCTCTTGCTGCCGTCTGCCAACTTCCATGATGTGGCGCTCCCCATTGCTAAGCGTTACCATGACGTATTGACCAGGATGCTGAGACGGAAAGCCCAg GTGACTGGGGACGCTGGAGCCATGCTGTGGTGGGAGGAGATCCAGGAGGGCGTCTCCGTGGCCAACCAAGATGATGAAGCGGCAAAGAGAA TGGCCCTTGGAATCGCGGCCATTAACCAGGCCATCAAGGAAGGGAACCCGGCACAAACGGTCAGAGTCCTGCGCAATCCAGATGTGGGCCTCTGTGGCGTGGTGGCGGAGTGTGCTGGGGCTTACCAAGCACAGCTGGGGGCCGTTATGGCGGCCCGAAAACCCCCAG GGCACTCAAAAATGCCCTGGGTCCAGCACACGCTGAGAGATGGGATGGGCTATTTCTTCAGCCTGCAGACATTTGAAGGCTCGTGGGACCGGCCTCGTCCCTGCGCCCTTAATATGACGCACCTCAGCCGGGAGGAAATCCAG GCCACCATCGCTGGAGTGACGGTTGCCCATGATCGGCGGCGCCTGTGGGAATCCAGTGCCCGGCTGGTCACCCGACTGCAGGCCCGGATGAGGGGCTTCCTCGTCCGCCAGGAGTTTGCAGCCCGGCGGCACCTGTTGTCAAGGCAGGTGCCAGCTGCTATCAAAATCCAG GCCTACTGGCGTGGATACCGTCAGCGGAGAAGTTACCTGGAAAGGCTGAGGCATTTGAAGGAGAACACGGGCGCCATTGTCAAG ATCCAAGCGTGGGTGCGGTCGCGGCGTGCGCGCAAGCAGTACCTCGAGCGGCTGCGCTACTTCAAGAAGAAT GTTAAGGCTGTAATTAAAATCCAGGCGTTTGTGCGAGCTAATAAAGCCCGGGAGGATTACAGGCTGCTGG TGCACAGTGAGAACCCTCCGCTCAGCATTGTCCGTTGCTTCGCCCACCTGCTGGAACGGAGTCAGCGAGACTACTGGGAGGAGCTGGAGCTGCTGGAGCTCCAGGAGAGTGTGGTGAGGGGAATCCGCTGCAACCAGCAGCTGGAGAGCGACCTCAGCCTCATGGACATCAAGATCGGCTTGCTGGTCAAGAACCGGATCACCCTCCAG GAGGTTGTCTCTCACTGTAAGAAGCTAACTAAGAAGAACAAGCAGCAGCTCTCTGACATGATGGGCAGGAGCAAGGAGAAGGGACTGAAGGCGCTCAGCAAGGAGAAGCGGAGGACCCTGGAGGCCTATCAGCATCTCTTCTACCAACTGCAG accCACCCGGTGTATTTGTCCAGGCTGATCATGCAGATGCCGCAGAACAAGTCCACAAAGTTCATGGAGTCGGTGGTCTTCACCCTCTACAATTACGCCTCCAACTCCAGAGAGGCCTACCTCTTGCTCCAGCTCTTCAAAAGCGCCCTGCAAGAGGAGATTGA GTCCAAGGTCAGCCAAATCCGTGACATCCTAACGGGGAATCCAACGGTGATCCGCTTGGTGGTGAGCTTCTACCGCAACGCCCGTGGCCAGAACGCCTTGCGTCAGATCCTGGAGGGTCCCGTACAGGAGGTTCTGCAGAACAAGACTCTGAGCATTCGCACCAGCCCTGTGGAGATATACAGGGGGTGGATCAACCAGCTGGAGTCCCAGAGTGGGCAGAAAAG CAACCTCCCGTACAACGTCAGCCCCGAACAAGCCCttggtcacccagaggtccagaGGCGGTTGGACATCTCCATCCGTAATCTCCTGGCGGTGACAGAACGGTTCCTCTCGGCCATTACATCTTCCGTGGACAAAATTCC ttatgggatgcgcTACATTGCCAAAGTCTTGAAGGTGTCCTTAACCGAGAAGTTTCCAAACGCTGCCGAGGAGGAGATCGACAAG ATCGTGGGGAACCTCCTCTACTACCGTTTCATGAACCCGGCTGTCGTGGCTCCAGACGGCTTTGACATTGTGGACCTCTCCGCCGGGGTGGCGCTGCACCCGGACCACCGGCGCAACCTGGGCTCCATTGCCAAGATCCTGCAGCATGCTGCTGCCAACCAGCTGTTCGAAGGGGAAAATGCCCACTTGAGGGTGGTAAACCAGTACCTGGAGGAAACGCACCGTACGTTCAG AAAATTCATCAGTGCGGCCTGTTCTGTGCCTGAGCCAGAGGACAGGTTTAACGTGGACAAGTATTCcgaaatggtggccatcaccaaacCAGTGGTCTACATAACAGTTGGAGAGCTACTTAACACACACAAG CTGCTCCTGGAGCACCAGCGCTCTGTGGCTCCTGATCCTCGAGACCCTTTACACGGACTTTTGGAGGACCTTGGAGAGTTGCCCACCGCCCACTCCTTAATAG GCGAAGGCGAGGCACGTGGCGCAAATGGCAATTGGGAGCAGACTCTGCCTCAGCTGGCCAAGATGGAGGTCTCTCTCACCCTGAGCAGCAAATTCGACGTGGCCGAGGAAGACGTTGATGATGGGGGGAAGGACACGAAAAGCTTGTGGCTGAg TACCAAGCAGATGCTAGTGGATGTGATCCAGTCCCAGCCTGGAGATTCCCTTGTGGAGATACTGCAGACAAAAGCATCAGACGACCAG GAAACCTTCCACCACTGCCTCATGAAGAGAAGGGCCTTCTGCAGCGCCCAGGTCCCAGACAAGGTGAGGTACAACCGCTCCCTGGCCGCCGCCACCGACGGGCACCTTTCTttagaggagaagaagaggaaaatcaTCAAGAACCTGCGGCGTCTCGAGAGCCTGGGCTTGGTCGACTCGGCTGACCAGTATCAGGACGTCATCAATGAGATGGCCAAG GACATCCGCCATCAGCGGCAGCACCGGCAGCATCGCAAGGGGGAGCTGGCGAGGCTGCACCAGGCCTTGCACGGCCTCAGCGCCAAGAGGCTGTTCCACGAGGAGCAGGTCGACTACTACAACCAGTACATCCAGACGTGCCTGGACAACCTGGCTGCCCGAAACAA GCCCAGCAAGAAACAGGCAACTTTGCATTACACGGCGGCCCGTCTCTTTGAGAAGGGCGTTTTGCTGGAGATCGAAGACCTCCCCGTCAGCCA aCTCAGAAATGTCGTCTTTGAAATTGCTCCGTACGGGGAAGCTGGCAAGTTCCAGGTTAAGGCGAAGTTCATGGGAGTCGATATGGAGAAGTTTCAGCTCCACTTCCAG GACCTCCTCCAGCTCCAGTACGAGGGCGTGGCCGTCATGAAAATGTTTGACAAGGCCAAAATCAACGTCAACCTCCTCATCTTCCTGCTCAACAAGAAGTTTTTCAAGAAATAA